From Butyricimonas paravirosa, one genomic window encodes:
- a CDS encoding nucleoside deaminase, whose amino-acid sequence MDKHEIFMRKALEEARLAEEEGEIPVGAVVVCKGRVIARAHNQTERLNDVTAHAEMLAITSATSLLGGKYLNDCTLYVTLEPCVMCGGALAWAQLGELVYGAADPHRGYARLSPSVLHPKTNVVTGVLEDECGELVKNFFARKR is encoded by the coding sequence ATGGATAAGCACGAGATATTCATGCGGAAAGCGTTGGAAGAAGCCCGCTTGGCTGAAGAAGAAGGGGAAATCCCGGTTGGGGCAGTAGTCGTTTGTAAAGGTCGGGTAATCGCCCGGGCCCATAATCAAACCGAGCGTTTGAATGATGTGACGGCACATGCGGAGATGCTTGCCATCACGTCCGCGACTTCTTTATTGGGAGGAAAATATTTAAATGATTGTACCCTGTATGTCACGTTAGAACCATGCGTCATGTGTGGTGGTGCGCTTGCTTGGGCTCAATTGGGAGAATTGGTGTACGGGGCTGCCGACCCGCATCGGGGGTATGCCCGGCTTTCTCCGTCCGTGTTACACCCGAAGACAAACGTGGTTACCGGAGTTTTAGAGGATGAATGTGGAGAATTGGTAAAAAATTTCTTTGCCAGAAAAAGGTGA
- the ruvB gene encoding Holliday junction branch migration DNA helicase RuvB, which produces MGNFDIRTGNVPDSEKELEKALRPLSFSDFQGQKKIVDNLEVFVEAAKMRGESLDHVLLHGPPGLGKTTLSAIIANELGVGIKITSGPVLDKPGDLAGLLTNLEPNDVLFIDEIHRLSPIVEEYLYSAMEDFKIDIMIDKGPAARSVQIQLSPFTLIGATTRSGLLTAPLRARFGINSHLEYYDLDVLTGIVERSAAILRTKITSQASKEIASRSRGTPRIANALLRRVRDFAMVKGNGVVDLEITTFALEALNIDKFGLDDMDNKILLTIIDKFKGGPVGLTTIATAVSEDPGTLEEVYEPFLIKEGFLKRTPRGREVTDLAYKHLQKNRRTDDWQATLF; this is translated from the coding sequence ATGGGTAATTTTGATATAAGGACCGGGAATGTGCCAGATAGTGAGAAAGAGCTGGAGAAGGCTTTGCGTCCGTTGAGTTTTAGTGATTTTCAAGGGCAAAAGAAGATCGTGGATAATCTGGAAGTCTTCGTGGAGGCGGCGAAGATGCGGGGTGAATCTCTGGATCACGTTCTGTTGCACGGCCCTCCCGGATTGGGAAAGACAACTTTGTCGGCTATTATTGCTAACGAGTTGGGAGTCGGGATTAAGATTACTTCGGGTCCGGTGTTGGATAAACCGGGTGATTTAGCGGGGTTGTTAACTAATCTGGAGCCAAATGATGTGTTGTTTATTGACGAGATTCACCGGTTAAGCCCGATCGTGGAAGAGTATCTTTACTCGGCGATGGAGGATTTCAAGATTGATATTATGATAGATAAAGGGCCGGCTGCCCGATCCGTGCAGATCCAATTGAGTCCTTTCACGCTGATTGGGGCGACCACGCGTAGCGGCTTACTGACAGCCCCGTTGAGGGCGCGTTTCGGTATCAATAGTCACTTGGAATATTATGATCTCGACGTGCTGACGGGGATCGTGGAGCGCTCGGCGGCTATTTTAAGAACAAAGATCACGAGTCAAGCCTCGAAAGAGATTGCGTCTAGAAGTCGCGGGACTCCTCGTATCGCTAATGCCTTGTTGCGTCGGGTACGGGATTTTGCCATGGTGAAGGGAAACGGGGTGGTTGATCTTGAGATCACGACCTTTGCGCTGGAGGCTTTGAATATTGATAAGTTCGGGCTGGATGATATGGATAATAAAATTCTGTTGACGATTATTGATAAGTTCAAGGGGGGGCCTGTCGGTTTGACCACGATTGCAACTGCGGTCAGCGAGGACCCGGGAACCTTGGAAGAGGTTTACGAGCCGTTCTTGATCAAGGAAGGTTTTCTGAAAAGAACCCCCCGGGGACGTGAAGTGACAGATTTGGCCTACAAGCATCTACAGAAGAATCGGCGAACGGATGACTGGCAAGCCACGTTATTCTAG
- a CDS encoding phosphoglycerate kinase has product MQTIDNYNFKNKKALIRVDFNVPLNEKFEITDDTRMRAAVPTIKKVLTGGGSVILMSHLGRPKNGPEDKFSLKHIQKHLEELLGVPVKFADDCIGESAVKAATDLKPGEVLLLENLRFYKEEEKGDENFAQKLASLADVWINDAFGTAHRAHASTAVIAKFFPNDKLFGYVMQGELESVDKVMHNPTRPFTAIMGGSKVSSKIDIIMNLMDKVDNLILGGGMTYTFKKALGGHVGNSICEEDKLDLALEIMKLAKEKGVNLVLATDTVAADAFDNNANTQIVPSMEIPDGWEGLDVGPESIASFTKVIEQSKTILWNGPVGVFEMPKFAVGTKAIADAIVKATANGAFSLIGGGDSVAAINQFGLADKVSYVSTGGGALLEYIEGKELPGITAIRGK; this is encoded by the coding sequence ATGCAGACAATTGATAATTACAACTTTAAAAACAAGAAGGCGCTTATCCGCGTAGACTTCAACGTACCTTTAAATGAAAAGTTCGAGATCACGGACGACACCCGTATGCGGGCAGCCGTTCCCACGATCAAGAAAGTGTTGACGGGAGGAGGTTCCGTAATATTGATGTCTCATCTCGGACGCCCGAAAAACGGACCGGAAGACAAATTTTCATTAAAACATATCCAGAAACACCTGGAAGAACTGTTAGGTGTACCCGTGAAGTTCGCCGATGACTGCATCGGGGAAAGTGCGGTAAAAGCTGCAACAGACCTGAAACCGGGAGAAGTTCTCCTGTTGGAAAACCTTCGATTCTACAAAGAAGAAGAAAAAGGAGACGAGAATTTCGCTCAAAAACTGGCATCTTTAGCCGACGTTTGGATCAACGATGCCTTCGGGACAGCCCACCGGGCTCACGCATCCACCGCTGTTATTGCCAAATTTTTCCCGAATGACAAACTATTCGGCTACGTCATGCAAGGAGAATTGGAAAGCGTGGATAAAGTAATGCACAACCCCACCCGCCCGTTCACGGCCATCATGGGAGGCTCCAAAGTTTCATCCAAAATCGATATTATCATGAACCTCATGGACAAGGTGGATAACCTCATCTTGGGCGGTGGAATGACTTACACGTTCAAAAAAGCACTGGGCGGTCATGTCGGCAATTCCATCTGCGAGGAAGATAAACTCGACCTGGCTCTTGAAATCATGAAACTAGCCAAAGAAAAAGGTGTAAATCTTGTATTGGCAACCGACACTGTCGCTGCCGACGCTTTCGACAATAACGCCAACACCCAGATCGTTCCTTCCATGGAAATTCCCGATGGATGGGAAGGATTGGATGTAGGCCCGGAAAGTATTGCTTCCTTCACCAAGGTCATCGAGCAATCCAAAACAATCCTTTGGAATGGCCCCGTGGGAGTATTCGAAATGCCAAAATTTGCCGTGGGAACCAAAGCCATCGCTGATGCCATCGTGAAGGCCACTGCAAACGGCGCCTTCTCCTTAATCGGGGGTGGCGACTCTGTCGCCGCCATCAACCAATTCGGCTTGGCCGACAAGGTCAGCTACGTATCCACCGGAGGTGGTGCCCTGCTCGAATACATCGAGGGAAAAGAGTTACCGGGAATCACGGCTATTCGAGGAAAATAA
- a CDS encoding tetratricopeptide repeat protein: MRRVVIIICMGITILFLLSSCRKNEKAKTAELCRELENSVMLSPAFDSLVKVSMGLPNFFRSKVLLTAGSCYSTRVEQMQQARIYLREAYRIAPRDVKNLVALELTRLYGSLILRDSCVEEAIRFISRVPSKVVFTREEEAKFYYLGACFFKSIDIDRAFKAVDQALSLYRGLSDTEGEIEAYRLKATLYGVLQEYEEQYACYEEAYRLLRRSRFRDKVKPFYEQMAASLKKLGRHEEALLWYEEVLKELPDSSRLGRYGIQVAEAYSGLGYHEKAREILRGGLVNEKRGGMRNVLLTRVAESFIQEGLRDSALIALKSAIDFYEIYARENQLKVPGVMFMNYLRYGRCLWEMGEKDEAVAYLEGISYKKAESPESQLAQARVLELLSEYHEDMENRQAFCDVLHRRDSVLELYDSFYDNGRYRQVLKKYKNQKFLREIEEMNRKQESANWWLVLALLVTVGLIVSALIYTWVSWGKEREYKKRK, encoded by the coding sequence ATGAGACGAGTTGTAATCATAATATGCATGGGGATAACAATTTTGTTTTTGTTGTCTTCTTGTCGGAAAAATGAGAAAGCGAAAACAGCAGAATTGTGCAGGGAGTTGGAGAACTCTGTGATGTTATCGCCTGCGTTTGATTCTTTGGTAAAGGTGTCTATGGGGTTACCTAATTTTTTTCGTTCGAAAGTATTGTTGACCGCGGGAAGTTGTTATTCCACTAGGGTGGAGCAGATGCAACAGGCTCGGATTTACTTACGGGAGGCCTACCGGATTGCCCCGCGGGACGTGAAGAATTTAGTGGCGCTGGAATTAACCCGGCTTTACGGTTCTTTGATTTTGCGGGATAGTTGTGTGGAAGAGGCCATTCGTTTTATCAGCCGGGTGCCTTCTAAGGTGGTATTTACCCGGGAGGAAGAGGCTAAATTCTATTACTTGGGAGCTTGTTTTTTTAAATCGATCGATATAGACCGGGCTTTTAAAGCCGTGGATCAGGCATTGTCGTTGTATCGGGGACTTTCAGATACGGAGGGGGAGATCGAGGCTTATCGCTTGAAAGCAACTTTATACGGGGTCTTGCAAGAATATGAAGAACAATATGCTTGTTACGAGGAGGCCTATCGCCTTTTACGACGATCAAGATTCCGGGATAAGGTGAAACCTTTTTACGAGCAGATGGCGGCAAGCCTGAAAAAGTTGGGAAGGCATGAGGAGGCGTTACTTTGGTATGAAGAGGTTTTAAAGGAATTGCCGGATTCAAGTAGGCTTGGACGTTACGGAATTCAGGTAGCCGAGGCTTATTCCGGGTTGGGGTATCACGAAAAGGCTCGGGAGATATTGAGGGGCGGGTTGGTGAATGAAAAACGAGGTGGAATGCGTAACGTGTTGCTTACTCGTGTTGCCGAATCTTTTATCCAGGAGGGACTTCGGGACTCGGCTTTGATAGCGTTAAAAAGTGCGATTGACTTCTACGAGATATATGCTCGGGAAAATCAATTGAAGGTTCCCGGTGTGATGTTCATGAATTATTTAAGGTATGGGCGTTGTTTGTGGGAGATGGGGGAAAAGGATGAGGCTGTTGCGTATCTGGAAGGTATTAGTTATAAAAAAGCAGAATCCCCGGAGAGTCAATTAGCTCAGGCCCGGGTGTTGGAATTGCTGAGCGAATATCACGAGGATATGGAGAATCGGCAGGCGTTTTGTGACGTCTTGCATCGACGGGATTCGGTTTTGGAGTTGTACGATTCCTTTTATGATAACGGGCGTTATCGTCAGGTGTTGAAAAAATACAAGAATCAAAAATTTCTACGGGAGATCGAAGAGATGAACCGGAAACAGGAGTCTGCCAATTGGTGGTTGGTGCTGGCATTACTTGTGACCGTGGGACTGATCGTTTCGGCCTTGATATATACCTGGGTTTCGTGGGGAAAAGAAAGAGAGTATAAAAAGAGAAAATAG